CTATTGCTGAATACTATTTATTATTGTTGTTGTTATTAATTTTTTTTTGGTAGGCTTGGGAGGTACAACATAGAAATTTTTCATTTCATTTTGGCTTATTTTTTTTTGCATCTTTATGTGTGTCTCTGTTCATGCAGATGTGTATAAAACTTGCATTTTTTTTTTTCTTCGTGTAGTTTATGCTGGAATTGTGTATCTTACAATTCCTGAAGATGTTGCAACTGTCTAATTTGTGCAGTTTTGGGACAAGTGAAAGACAATGGGTGGAAGCTCAAGTTGAGAATGCTAAGCAACAAGCTATTCTAATGTCACTTAAAGCTCAAGTTTCATCAGATGAAGCACACATTCATCTTGATCTTCATTCCCTAAGGTATAACCAAATTATGCATTTGAAATTTTCAAGCCATTACTGTTTGTTTATTGGCCGCTTTTAATGTTTTATACCAACTATTTTATAAAGTTTATGTTTGACACTACAGGAGAAAACATTCGGAACTTGTAGGAGAACTATCAAATTCCTATAACAAGGAGGAGAAATTGTTATCTGAGGTTTGTAGGGTCCGGGTTTACAAGTTTCCTGCACAGTACTGGCTGTAAACGAATGTTCTGACAAATGTTGATACCAATAGGAGTTATAGTTCTGAGTCTCGACCAAATTTTTTTGGAGGATTATGTATGTGATGAGAAAAGGATCATAGACCTGCAATCTACTAGTATTTATCTTCAAGTATTTCTCTGGTAGCTTATGGACTTTTCAGTTTAAGCATTAGGTTTTCCTTGCATGTTTTTTTCCTGTCTCACTTCTGGGCTTTTTCTCTTGTTTGGGGATGGGTGCATGCTCTGATTCTCGTACAAGTTTCTTCTGCTATTTGTGGTTCTTTCTAGCTTCAACATAATTTTACTCGTAAAATATCATGAGCTTTTATTTCAATCATTTAGTTTAAATTTTTTTTTAATACTAACTATGTCCCTTTATTTATTTAATCTCTTTAGACTATTCCGGATCTTTGTTGGGAGCTGGCTCAGCTCCAAGACACATACATATTGCAAGGTGTTGAGAGCTTACCACACATCTAAGATGAATGAATATCCGATTACTTTCCTTTTCTGCTTCAAGCATTTATTTTTTGTCTGGTTGATTAATCTTGCTTTATGAATTTGTAGGTGATTATGACTTAAAGGTCATGCGACAAGAGTACTATATCAACCGCCAGAAAGCGGTATGGTAACATATGAGATCTCCATTATCTCTGTCTTATGTGATCTTGTAAATGCTAATCTGATCTGAAGGTCCAAGTCCTGCAAGTTATATCTTGCAATATAGGCAAAGCATGAAAAAATGGATTTCAATATTATTCTTTTTGTAGCATCAATGGAAAGAGAAGTCAGTTAATTCCTCCAAGCGTTCTGATCTTCTAACATATGTTTTCTGAATTCCTTTTGGCAGTTTATAAATCATCTTGTTAATCAACTTGCAAGGCACCAACTTTTAAAACTAGCTTGCCAGTTGGAAAAGAAACACATGCTTGGAGCATATTCGTTGCTGAAAGTCATTGAATCAGAGGTGCAAGCCTACCTGTCAGCAACTGAAGGCCGTGTGGTATGATATATATCCATCTACTGCTTCTAATATCTCTCTCTCTCTCTCTCTCTCTCTCTCACCAAGTTCCATGATAACACATCTTAGTTTGATGCTGTGGTTATGAATTTGCTCAAAACTGTTATTCTTCAAATTTTTGTAGAAACCTTTCTTAATAGTGAATCCTCTCTATCCTTTATCTATTTCTTCCTTTTTGTTTCAATACGGCTGACATTGCTTTGTTATTGTTCTAGGGTCGTTGCTTAGCCCTCATCCAAGCTGCATCTGATGTACAAGAACAAGGAGGAGTGGATGATCAAGATCACTTTTTGCATGGCGTTAGAGATCTTTTGAGTATCCATTCAAGTAATGACAGTGCAATCTTTTTGGATAAGCTTATTTATGCATATAGTGATTGTTAGATTTTTTGTTAAATGATAGTACTCAGTCTCTGTTGTTTATCTGTCTATCGGTAGATGCTCAAGCTGGGTTGTCAACATATGTATCAGCTCCGGGTATTGTGCAGCAAATATCTAGTCTTCATTCAGATTTGATGACCCTTGAGTCAGATCTTGAGACTTCTCTTCCAGAAGACAGAAGCAGATGTGTCAACGAGCTGTGAGTTACCCCACTTGTTCTTATAAGATATGAATACTGATCAAACAATCATTGACTCAAACTAGAAATATCTTGTCAAAATGGACTGATTGTACCTATCATTGTATGGAGGACGTGTTAATACACTATTGGCTGGGGAAGGTTGCACAGATCATGTAATTGATTGGGACTGTGTCACAAGGTATGAAGGGGGGAGGGCTGGGGATTGGTAACACAGCGAGGAAAAATTTGGCTTTGCTCTGGCAAGTGGCTATGGGGTTCCCATTGGAAAGCCATTGTGATAAAAAGCAAATAAGGGTTTAAGGAGTATGGGTTGGATGCCAATCTAGTGGAAAGAGCTCTGAAACCCTTGGTGGGATATTTTTCATGGACTCCTTATGTTCTTGGGGTGATTTCAGGTTATACAGTGGGCAAATTGCTATAGAAAATTGGACAATAATGCTATTCGAACTATAATTTTTATACTGTAATCCTACCATAGCTAAAAGTTTACAAAAAGACGTTTCAAAAAAAGTTTACATAAAGAGACTTTGGAATTAGGTTTACATGAGACTTTGGAATGAGGTTTGTTGCTCCGACATCCCTGTAATTTGGTATGATACATGCATGGTATTTCAATGACTTTATGTTGGCAATCCAATGTCTCTTCTCCTCGACACTGAGTCTGACCTCTTTTGTGCAAAAGTATGCTGAATCATTTTTTCTCGGGGAAAGCTTCTTATCTCATTTGTTTGTGTATTAGGTGCACTCTAATTCAGAGTTTGCAGAAATTGCTGTTTGCGTCCTCAACAACTGCGCAACCAATACTGACATCTCGGGTATGAACCTTACTATTAGACTCCTGTAAATTTCTGTTGAATACAAGCCTGTGGTTACTCTGCATGAGTAGGTTATTCTAACTGCATCAAAATCATGTTATAGCAGGCATGCTACGTTCTTCTCACTTTTTTCTGATTCATGTGAATGTCTCGTGACTGAAGCTATTTATGTTAATTGTTCTGTTTTTTATTTTCCTTTGACCATTGATGTTTTTTGTCTTTCCAGCCATTGATGAAAGAGCTTGATGAAATGGAGAAGATAAATGCAAAACTCTCAGCTGCAGTTGAAGAGGTGACACTAGAGCACCGTAAGAAGAATGAGGTAAAGTTTTTTCTTTTTTCTTTTTCCACCGTCTTTCTCCTTGTTTGAGTTAGATCCACACTATGAAGCACAACTTAGGCATTGTGAGTATAATTTTGCTTTATTAGTTAAATCTATTAAGAAATTGAGTATGTTGAAAAACGTTCTTACATTATGTTGCATATTTGTTTATCTTAAGAAAACTTTTGGAACCGTAGTAGTGTTATTCTTAATGTAATTCTTACATATATGTCATGCAGATAGTTAAACACCACTCACAAGAAGTTAGGCTTCAACGGGGTGTTTTTGTTGATTTCTTCTGCAATCCTGAGCGTCTGAGGAGTCAAGTTCGGGAGCTAACTGCGCGAGTCAGAGCTTTGCAGGTTTCATAATTGTTGTAATTGTGTGAGAGAGAAAGAGTGAGTGAGAGCTGAATCATGGCATTTATCAAGCAATCCATGGTCAATCCGTAAGTTCAATGTATATGTGATTGTGTATTTAGTTGGAGTCTTAATTTTCTTTAGCATCTTGTACATAGACAAAAAATCCATTGTTTTTTACAAGGTAATTGTGTATTCTTGTTCTGCCGAATGTGGTCACCAAAAGTGTGTTCCATTAATTGTATTTTTGCTTTTAGTTTCATACCAAAGTTAAATTTGAGTGATTAAAGTGATCTAAAAGAACAGTCACCACTCACCAAAGTGTTGAATGAGATTCAGTAACCATTTTTATAATTCTCCCTTCTACTAAACGTGTTTCGTACTTTACTGATGACAATCTCGTCCATACTGAATAGCTTAGCCTAGTTTCGTTGGCACTCCCCAAGAATGACGAGAACAAGATAATGCTTCATTGCTTCTTGGTGTGTAGCTTTGTTATCTCACGACTTGATTCAGCTTCTAGTCTTCCTACTCTATTTCGATTAGAAAAATAATGAAAAAAATAGTTGGATACCAATTTTCCTTAGAAAGTGAAGTCTGATGCTCGATGATTGTCTCTGCTGGTTCTTACACAGTTGCACTACCAATTCTTACTGACTAATTATTAGCAATTGAAAATTGTTAACACTTTATTCTTTGAAAATATATATGTTAGAAAGGGACTGATGATTTTTGTTTGCTTCGTAATAGTGGTTTCTAACTTATGTTACATATTAAATCTAATAGGAGCGACATCAATTTAAGGACAGTTTTTTGCAAGTTATATTATGTCCGCCGCCACGTATGCTCAAAGTTCTGCCAATGCCTTTTTTTGGAGTACAGTTACACACGTATATGATATAGGAAAATGTGGCTGTACTTTCAAGATAGTATACCAGATCTTGCCAGTATGTCGTACTACAAAATGAATATGGAATTGTTTTTAGGCTGGTCTTTGTGACATGCGTTTTTATTCTTACTCGAGTTATATAAACACTAGGTAAATTATTTTAGTTTACTCTTTTATCCCATATTAAAGCCTAAAACAAATGACCATGTTCATTTCTAGTCAGTATTAGTTTTTTTTTTTTTGGATAATTCTATTCAGTAATTAGTAGTTACACGCCCAAAAACAAAAAACCATATTCATTTCTATACACTACGGAAATAAATAGGAGATAATCATCTGAGGAACAATGGCAATTAAACGCAGTGAACATGATATTTTTGATAACATATTTGTATGAGAAGATGAGCAGATATGGTAATGTTCCCTATGCTAACTAAGAGTCGAATTCATTGCAAAGGTATGCATCACTCACATATGGAGGATGCCTACCAAAAAGAAAAATATGCGGCAATAATGAAAATTAGAGTATCCAGTGTACTCATTACGTACGTGATGCATACACCGATCCTATCTATATTTATTTGATTTTCGATAAGATGTGAGGAATTCGCATGCACGAGATGTTCAAACCGTTTTTCCTCCTCTTGTTCACCTGAAGGACTAAAAGTCTAGAGGCAATGCAATAAGCTCGTCACAGTAGAAAGCAACCAAGTGTTTCAGATGGATTTAGGAAGAGTGGATGGGTTGGGGCGGAATTAAAAAATGCGAAGAGGGTTGGCAGCTCTGAAATATTAATACGTCTTATAAACTCCTGATTTTCATCCAAGGACATAAGATAAACTCCTAAACACCAACAGACACAAGTGAATTTGGATTATAAATTATGAAGAAGAAACAATATCTATCTGTCAAGTGTCAAGAAATGAAACAAGCCGAATCAAGAGAACTAATTAGACTGTAAGCGACTAGGAAATGTGCTGTTTGGTTTTGTGTTTTGATACGACAGTATGAGATGTGGTTAGTGTGAGAGGGAAGTACTCTTCTTAATAGCCGCCATCGACGGTGGCTGCTTAAAACTCAAAATTGCCGGGTCGCAAATCGTCACCATTATCCTGATGGGTACCTACAACCATATACGCATGTTAGCTAGTTCCTAGCTTTTTATTCCGGCCGCAATCCCTTGAGAAAGGAGACCACCTTTGCTCGTCCCAGGATCACAAAATATCATTTCCAACTCCCCATCTTGGTCTCCTTGACAGTTAAACTCACCCACCTCCATGTCCAGCCAACCTGTCTTCATGTTGAAATTTAACAAACTTGATTTCGTGACTTAACGATTCTCTTCAGTCCAAGGCATTCACAATGGAAAGACATAAGCTCTTGCGCCACCTATGACATTGACAAGTCAGTCCAGGGCCGATGCCCATTAAGTTAACTTGTACACCAGCTAAGCTTTATACGTTGAGGACGGGACAGATGCGCGTTTCAATTCTCTTGTGGGTTTCAAACCAACATACCTCACAATAAAGCTCAGACGCATCCTTAAACTTGTATGAATCAGAGATTTCTGTCTCCAATCCGGAGCACCATTATCCCAACCAATCTGGAGCCGCTTTGTAGCTATCATATAGCACTACGTGAAGTTATAGCTTTTCCTTTTACACCAGATCTCATTGCTTGATAAGATGACAGTCATGACACAGTTGCGAACGGGAATATATGAGAATTTAGATCCTTTCACCTGTATAGCAAATTTTGCTTCTTGGGCATAACCAGTGTGGAGCGACGTAACACTGCTTTACTGCTTTATAGGAACTTGTTTCGTTCCACCATGATTGGTTTTTTTTTTTTGCAATGCTGCTATATTAGATAGAAAACTACCTGTCTTTCTGAAAGAAGAAAAAAAGAAAAAAGAGAATAATAATAATATCAGACAACCTCATGTTCATGTAAACATCATGAGTCCTTCTCTCACTAACTTCCATCACCACATGCATTACATATATTTACATGTGTGGAGAATTCTATCATATAAGGGGAGACCTACAGAGAACTAGAGCTTTGTAAAAGTTTGAGAGTTCTTTAAGATTGCTCAAGTCCATCTTAAATTCTCCAAGGATCAGTTTAATTTAATAATTTTACTCGTACTCTTTCTAAGATAGAAAACAATGTCAGCTCTATCGTAATACCCAACAGATGGTTACCATCAATAATTCTTCACTCTCTGTCGCTTTCGGAAAAGTATCTCTGGCTGTCAAATGGCTGTCTTCTGGAGTTCATATCATGGATGTTAGAAGAAACTTCTCCATGCATAGGTGCAAATGCTGCAGCTCAAACACAGAAAACTAATTAGAACTGCACAATTAAACAATCTCTCGATTGAAAATACACTGACACTCTGGAAAATTGTAGACTTTAGCAATTAAATTAAAAAATTAGAGAAAGTGTTATTTCAGCAGCCGTTGGATTGTATAATCCTTTACAAACTTGAAAGGAACAGTCATTGCAGCATCATTTTAGTCTTAGTATACACAAATTCTAGTTCTAAAACACAAAGCTTGGATGAAACCTCTATAGATGCTTAGGTCATCAAACCACAGAAAATTAGAGGTTTTAGTCCAGTCACTTGAGTCCTTGACAACCAAACTAGCTAGATAGCTAACAATCATATAAGGCAAGCTTCTACCAAGTACCACCCATAATAAGAAAGTCTCAGTGCATGAAAGTTTTACGATTAATGGAACATCCACACGGAACCAACTCATCTATGAAATCATAAAAAAAACAAATAGAAATAAAAGAAAGACAAGTTCATAGCAGAAAATTTGTAAGAACCAATGGCACTGACCTTTTTCTTTCATCCTCCTTTCCCTGTCATACTCAAATTTATCCCTAATTTGGTTAACCTTTTCCCATGTATCGCCTTGCCTACTCCCAGAGCCATGGTCCTACAACAAAACCCAAATCAGTTGCATCCAATGATGACAGAGAAATAATCATAGTAGCACAAGGGAACCCAATTTATACCGTTAATTCATAGTATCATGTCTTATGATGCAGAATTAGGGGTTCATATAATTATTAAACAGCATACAAAAAAGCCTGCGAAAAACTGCCTTGTACAGACTGAGAAATCTGAGACAGACGGCCATAGCATAGATAGTGGCCAAATCTTATTTATGTTGGGCTACATTTTTCATCTCCAAAATCGTACTACAGCACTTTATTTGTTCTACTACTATCTCCATGTAAGCAACATACTTGTATTCATATTATAACAAAGCACACCATACAGGATAAGAAAGTCCACATATCAAAACAGTGACAATTAATAATGCAATACACAGAAGCATACCAATCATAAAGAATAGCCTTCTATGAATTAATAGTGAATTCTGAAGCAATCAATGCAAATAGAGATGCCCACGATCCAACCCTTTCACACAAAATACATGCCTCCTCAGTCATGCTTCTCTCATCCTCCAATTTCTTCCCACCAAAGAAGTGCCATAATAGAAGATATTTGCAGCTAAGTAATATGCTTACACAGTAGAGCACAACATGATAGGGATTATCCCCACTCACAATAGCCTCCAAATAAAGATAAAGCCTAAACCAAACAAAGATAAAGCACGGACAGTGAGGCAGCAAATGATTCAAACTTTCTGGATCATTTCTGTCCGTCTCACAGAATTTCAGTGAAACACAGCAAAAACTTCTGACCCATATCACAAGTAATCAGACCAGCGCTCGCACCTTTTCATGTACCTTTAGCCTTAGAAAGGACAAAAAAAGACAAGAAAGGTTCATACTTAAGAAGAATCCTGATGATTCCGGCTTTGCTCTCTCATATCCGAGCTTGATAGAAGCAGAAAATATTTCTAAACAGTCAACACAACCCCTGAACATTAAGATTCCTCCAAAACCCAAAACCAAGGACAAAAGATGAGAAATGAAATTATCACACAATCTTACAAGAGGGCATTCTGAAAATGAGTGGCTGTAACTCTGTATAATGAAGGGAAAAGGTTATAGAAAGTGTTTTCCCCACCCAATGTTCTCACAGAAACTCACTCTTTTCCCATTCCCATGCAGAATTGACAAAGAGGATAAAAAGAACATTGATGCATTGAGAGATATCCTTCCAAGGACAACAACTTGGACCTCTTGTCACAATGCAAGAATCCCACCCCTCTCCTGCAAACCCATAATTCCTATTAATGACAGCATATCAAGTCTCTCACAGTAATATTCGAGACCCTCCCCTCTTGTCACAATGCAAGAATCCCACCCCTCCTTTGCAAACCCATAATTCCTATTAACGACGGCATACCAAGTCTCTCACGGTAAAATTCAAGACCCTCTTCCCACATAAGTCTTCTGATTAGACTTTCAATCCTATCAGCCAGTGTCAGATATTTTTAACCAGTGAAACATAATAATCTGGCTAAGGAGCTCTTAGTCTCTTAGTTAAACAGTTTCAAGTAGCATGGCAAATATGGTTAACTAAGAGTCAACATCCCCTTCTTAATACCCTTTTCCTCCCCTCCATCCTTTCTAATCTCCGGATTCCCCACTACCCCCAAACCGTGAATTTCATGGGTCTGCCACTCTAACCTCACACCACAATATCCTTGATATATAGAAAAACTTGCAACGTGCACATGTAAATAGAAACACATATATCTAACCTTTAAAAATGTTACTTGATTATCCACTTCTGTTACATACTATGAAAGGCAGGTGCTAATAAGCAACCAAGTGACTAATCAAATGAACAAAACTAGCTTCTACGTAATTAAACAACAAATGCCAAAACGGAAAAGGGAAAAGAAAAGAAGATTCCAAAATCAAACTAAGAAGTAAGAACTCAGGCCCATGCTTGAACAAAATATAAGTCAAATTGTACAAGAGTGTGATCGTTGGGGCAACTATATCATAATATATTATGTAGAATTTAATTATATACACTGCTGTATAAAGTTCACTTGGAATAGTTCCATTTAACCAAGTCTGATTATAGAATATAATGTTGTGGGTAATAATAAACTTGGTGAAAATGTGGGACGATGCAGAGCAATACTTTCATCAGGTTATAAATTGAACTGTATCAGTGTAACATATCAAACCTTAAATTGCTCGAAATGAGATTGCTTGCTCCTGAAACACAAAAAAGCAGTGTCATCATACAATACAACAGACAGCCACACTTCACATCACCAGGAAAAGACAAGTTCTACAGAAATTTATACAAGCACACATACCGGTATGGAGAGAAGTCTTGATCATCATCTTCAGCAGACTCGTAATTAGCATGATCCTGCGCAAGCTTCTTCGAGTAACCTTCGTCCCAGTACAGCCTTTCCCAATTCTCTCTAAGCTCCTGGTACAGCTCCATATACTTTTTGCACCAAGGCTCATGCTCCTATCAACACATTCAACAAAAATCACACCACTACAAACCTCCAATTACCATCACACTATCTAAAACCCTCCACAAAATTCATCAATTACTGTAACCCTACGTAAAATTGAAACCAAAACCCGCAGGTGAAAAAGTCAGTTACCGTCTCCTTGAGAACGAGGCGAGTGCGGCGCATGAACTGTTCCCGGAGCTGCTTCCGGCGCTTGTTGGGGATGTTATCTCTCGGAATCACGAACCGCTCACGCGGCGGCACGTGGTCGCCGATTTCGTGCATTTCGCCGTCGACTATCCACCACTCCGACTTCTCCTCCGCCTTCCTCATCGCCATCGCCGGAGACCTGAACCGCCGCCTCGGCGACCGCGCCTCCGTCCGGATTCCCCGGAGTTGGCTGCCGGCGGCCTCCAAGCACCACGGCAACGTCTTCAGCCTTTTCGCGAGGGAGAGCATTTCGGAAGGAAACACAGTTCTTGTGACTGACTGACTGAATGACTCGCCAGTAGTTTAGTAGCAAAGTGAACCGGGTCCGGTTCAGAAATTCCCAAGGACACGTGTCGAAATAAAGTGAAATCAGACGGTTATAAGAGGCGTGCGGCCATTGGGTTCCCGCCTTGTTTCAGATTTCGAGGATGTGTGGGAGGGCAAGGTGTACTCTGAGAGCCGACGACATCTCTAGGGCTTGTTATCGGAACCATGGACCCGTCCGTTCTGTTAATATGGACCGGTGAGCACTGAATATGATTTATATATATATATATATTATTTTTTTTTTTGTTTGTTGTTGTTGAGATTTTTGGTTTTTTAATCGATTAGTTTGACTGATTTGAACTAATTTTCAGGTATCAGCCGAGGTACAATGTGTCGCCGGGAGCGAATTTGCCGGTGGTTCGGAGAGGAGACGGGGCAGATGGTGAAGACGGCGTCGTTCTTCATTGTATGAAATGGGGACTGATTCCGAGTTTTACTAAGAAAACGGAGAAGCCTGATCATTACAGGATGGTAATATCAAGCCCCATTTTGGTGCTTTTGGGTATTCAATTTGAAGTTGGAGTAGTTAAGCTTGGTTTTAACCTCTTTCGATTCAAATTAAGCAACATTTGTGTCGATGGTTTATGCAGTTCAATGCTCGCTCTGAATCCATTTGTGAGAAGGCGTCTTTTCGTCGTCTGGTTCCTAAGAGCCGCTGCGTGGTTGCAGTAGAAGGGTATGCTGTTTTTGTTATATGATTGGTTTCTCTTTGTTGTACAGTTTACTAATTTTACCATACTTTTTTTCTTGGGTCCTAATCTCAACTTAATTTGACCAATGGTTTGTACACTTAAATTTCGGTCAAGTGTTTCTGCTCTTTAATTTTCGTGTTATGAAAAGGAAAAATGGAAAATGATGTACAAACAATAGTGCAGGTAAATGTTTCCGAAATTTGGTACTGTCATGGAATTCTTTTAATTTTTAGAAACTAATGAACTTAAAATATGATTGGTTATGCTGAAAATATAATATTGTCCTCCAAGGTGTAGGCACTTATCTTTTATCTAGCAGCAGTTACTATACTATACTTCACGATGTGTGTTCAATTTGGTCGTACTGAAGTACACAAGTCTTTTCCATGTTTTCTTGTTACTAATGAATGTCAAACTGAAGACGTTGTGAAATTTGCATTTTCAGGTTTTATGAATGGAAAAAAGATGGTTCTAAGAAGCAGCCTTACTATGTCCATTTTAAGGATGGCCGGCCTCTTCTGTTTGCTGCTCTTTATGATTCATGGGAGAACTCTGAAGGTAGTTTATGTACAAACATTCTGTTTTTAAACCCTTTTCTGAACATCACAACTGTTGTTAGTTTGATTTTGCTTAATGTCTGTATTCCATTGAATTAACTTGATCTGAAAACTTTTGGTCAGTAAATACTTAGTTTTTTATTGTTTACATCTAGGTACTAATGTATATACTGAATGCGAGACTGCAGGTGAGAAACTTTACACCTTCACTATCATCACAACTTCTTCATCTTCAGCTTTGGGTTGGCTCCATGGTGAGTCCTGCTCATTCTTTTTTCATTTG
The window above is part of the Fragaria vesca subsp. vesca linkage group LG2, FraVesHawaii_1.0, whole genome shotgun sequence genome. Proteins encoded here:
- the LOC101298666 gene encoding uncharacterized protein LOC101298666; translated protein: MLSLAKRLKTLPWCLEAAGSQLRGIRTEARSPRRRFRSPAMAMRKAEEKSEWWIVDGEMHEIGDHVPPRERFVIPRDNIPNKRRKQLREQFMRRTRLVLKETEHEPWCKKYMELYQELRENWERLYWDEGYSKKLAQDHANYESAEDDDQDFSPYRSKQSHFEQFKDHGSGSRQGDTWEKVNQIRDKFEYDRERRMKEKAFAPMHGEVSSNIHDMNSRRQPFDSQRYFSESDRE
- the LOC101298381 gene encoding HAUS augmin-like complex subunit 3-like, giving the protein MSGATLCALLCELGYEGADALDPDSFEWPFQYDDARPILDWVCSSLRPSNVLSLTELSRYEQFLQEGKLLEGEDLDFAYDSISAFSSSRDNQEAVFAAEEGLKDIRDATLAYKSESLQLQKQLRHLQSQFDMLTGQASSLIQGRRARVAATSTINGHLTTIDDTLSAKNMQMNAVLGRIASTAQELAHYHSGDGDGIYLAYSDFHPYLLGDSSCIKELNQWFAKQLDTGPFRLVAEDGKSKCSWVSLEDISNIIVRDLEKSQHQRVSELQRLRSIFGTSERQWVEAQVENAKQQAILMSLKAQVSSDEAHIHLDLHSLRRKHSELVGELSNSYNKEEKLLSETIPDLCWELAQLQDTYILQGDYDLKVMRQEYYINRQKAFINHLVNQLARHQLLKLACQLEKKHMLGAYSLLKVIESEVQAYLSATEGRVGRCLALIQAASDVQEQGGVDDQDHFLHGVRDLLSIHSNAQAGLSTYVSAPGIVQQISSLHSDLMTLESDLETSLPEDRSRCVNELCTLIQSLQKLLFASSTTAQPILTSRPLMKELDEMEKINAKLSAAVEEVTLEHRKKNEIVKHHSQEVRLQRGVFVDFFCNPERLRSQVRELTARVRALQVS